TCACATTTAAAACAGAGTGACATGACCACAAACGTACTCTATTCTGGATACAGGCCCCTGTTTATTAATCCCAATGACCCAAAGCTTAAGGAAGACACAGGAAGTACACTGTACGAGTTTGCGATGAAGCTAGAAGATTTAAATGAACCTTTGTCACCATGGATCTCCTCTGCCACTGGTCTTGAATTCTTCTCAGAGTGGGACAACATACCTAGTGAACTAttgagaaatttgaaacCTTTCCATCCACCTAATGAAAAACTAATACAGGCAGATGATTTTCTTAATGTAACTACTAAGAGAAGCTCATCCGTTGCCAATGAAACAAACGAGAcgttcaagaagaaaatggatGAAATCTCGAAGAGAGGAGGCAAGGGGAGAAAAAAGTCGGTGGTAACGTTActtcaaatgaaaaagaagcttGGAGGATgattaatgaaaaagataatCCTAaaatttaatttttttaagcAAAAGGAGTTTCTTAGCATCAATGTGCTTTCTGTACATGGTTACTtgggttttttttttggttttttctaattatgtttattttgatgggccttcttttttcaactgtTGAAATTATAAACCTGTTTCATTatattcaatattttttttctcacGTTCTTAATTATATTACATTCATGAACTTTATCATTTATTGaacattttttaatttatttattctatagtatttttatttattattcatTTGCTTATTGATACGTTGCTCCCGTTTCTTTATTTGACCTAGTTTTATTATGACCAGCTAAGTGTCTctaaatgaaataaaatgGATTAGATAAGCAATGAGTCCATAGCACATATTCTACACCAAATTATTAGATAACACCTTACAGGAAGATTAAGGCatacaaaacaaaaacatttgTGTAATTACAATAAGTTATATACTATGTACGAAACGAAACTATCAATGCGAGGTTATTATTAGTTGTTCTCTATTGATTTAataagttttttttctaaaattCTTCTGCatattttatcaataaatCGTTATGATACATCTTGGAACATTTCTCTAAATATTTTGGAAGATTATACCCGGATGGCCTGGAACTGCGCcttcaacaatttttgCGACAGATGGaatttcaacttcttcacCAGTAAAGATATTCTTACCAGTTTTAGCGCCATGTGGGAAAGATATTGCGCTAAATTTAGC
The DNA window shown above is from Saccharomyces mikatae IFO 1815 strain IFO1815 genome assembly, chromosome: 6 and carries:
- the PET20 gene encoding Pet20p (similar to Saccharomyces cerevisiae PET20 (YPL159C); ancestral locus Anc_8.682): MLKLARPFITPLSKNNVFSSGIAPTCRRFQSSFTFLNNQSLLSKNQMKSKRKKGSKKAAYHRQPAEHERTTPLIKRSKPISKEESNDMRTFNSKKKRSDFSWLPKVPSTSHLKQSDMTTNVLYSGYRPLFINPNDPKLKEDTGSTLYEFAMKLEDLNEPLSPWISSATGLEFFSEWDNIPSELLRNLKPFHPPNEKLIQADDFLNVTTKRSSSVANETNETFKKKMDEISKRGGKGRKKSVVTLLQMKKKLGG